One Brachyspira suanatina DNA segment encodes these proteins:
- a CDS encoding ankyrin repeat domain-containing protein codes for MKYLLIIFLSTIIFSCSNDNNKEQNNNTDKVTINLDDSTDNNITEQSNTDDKDNKSNNSSINTEETEETEYYSYTDKEIISFIESGDFQTIKKLIESKSLDVNYNLEIDEYSKSTPLIQAIKYKQTDIINYLLENNADVNLTLGYSTPLTEAMYDEELVRKLIDLGADVNLPAELTGFTPLMASLHNIAITELLIEKGADIEARDNDDINALVYASTYNNEEMVKFLLEKGADANTVCEIENEHIDISPTPLMNAAYRGNTNIINMLLENGADINYTTDYGMTALMYAASFNQFEAAKVLLENNADTSITDEYGRTALDLAKSEDYKDIVELLEKYN; via the coding sequence ATGAAATATTTGTTAATTATTTTTCTATCTACCATAATATTTTCTTGCTCTAACGATAATAATAAAGAACAAAATAATAATACAGATAAAGTAACTATAAATTTAGATGACAGTACAGATAATAATATAACAGAACAATCAAATACAGACGATAAAGATAATAAATCAAATAATTCATCAATAAATACAGAAGAAACGGAAGAAACAGAATATTATTCATACACAGATAAAGAAATTATATCTTTTATAGAATCAGGAGATTTTCAAACAATCAAAAAATTAATTGAATCAAAAAGTTTAGATGTTAATTATAACTTAGAGATAGATGAATATTCCAAGTCAACACCTTTAATACAAGCTATAAAATATAAACAAACTGATATTATAAATTATCTATTAGAAAACAATGCAGATGTTAATTTAACTTTAGGATATTCTACTCCATTAACAGAAGCTATGTATGATGAAGAACTTGTTCGTAAACTTATAGATTTAGGAGCTGATGTAAATTTACCTGCTGAACTTACAGGCTTTACTCCTCTTATGGCTAGTCTTCATAATATTGCTATAACAGAGCTTTTAATTGAAAAAGGTGCGGACATTGAAGCAAGAGATAATGACGACATTAATGCTTTAGTTTATGCCTCAACTTATAATAATGAAGAGATGGTAAAATTTTTACTTGAGAAAGGAGCTGACGCCAATACAGTATGCGAAATAGAAAATGAACATATTGATATATCGCCTACTCCTTTAATGAATGCTGCTTATAGAGGGAATACTAATATAATAAATATGTTATTAGAAAATGGTGCTGATATTAATTATACCACTGATTATGGAATGACTGCTTTAATGTATGCAGCAAGTTTTAATCAATTTGAAGCTGCAAAAGTACTTTTAGAAAATAATGCAGATACTTCTATAACTGATGAATATGGCAGGACTGCACTTGATCTTGCAAAATCAGAAGATTATAAGGATATAGTTGAGCTTCTAGAAAAATATAATTAA
- the ribH gene encoding 6,7-dimethyl-8-ribityllumazine synthase produces MKTFEGKLVSEKPIKIGIVCARFNEFIVSKLLGGALDALSRHNIKDDDISVAWVPGAFEIPLIASKMAKSKKYDAVVCLGAVIRGSTTHYDYVCAEVSKGIANVSLNSDIPVMFGVLTTENIEQAIERAGTKAGNKGFDSAMAAIEMVNLIREIEK; encoded by the coding sequence ATGAAAACTTTTGAAGGAAAACTCGTTAGTGAAAAACCAATTAAAATTGGTATAGTGTGTGCTAGATTCAATGAATTCATTGTCTCTAAACTTTTGGGCGGTGCTTTAGATGCTTTATCTCGTCATAACATAAAAGACGATGATATCAGTGTTGCTTGGGTGCCTGGTGCTTTTGAGATACCTCTTATTGCTTCTAAAATGGCTAAATCTAAAAAGTATGATGCTGTTGTTTGTTTGGGTGCTGTTATAAGAGGCTCTACTACTCATTATGATTATGTTTGTGCTGAAGTATCAAAAGGTATTGCTAATGTTTCTCTTAATTCTGATATACCTGTAATGTTCGGTGTGCTTACTACTGAAAATATTGAACAGGCTATTGAAAGAGCTGGAACTAAAGCTGGAAACAAGGGATTTGATTCTGCTATGGCTGCTATTGAAATGGTTAATTTAATCAGAGAAATAGAAAAATAA
- a CDS encoding nucleotidyltransferase substrate binding protein — MAWKTLKDYLEYNGSLNNIDISPGNIFKEEYSANIIKNKDDFIDMMLSCNLLSHTYDFIKFKEIIIKIKNNSLKILNELYNFFLEKIND; from the coding sequence TTGGCTTGGAAAACTTTGAAAGATTATTTAGAATATAATGGAAGTTTAAACAATATAGATATATCCCCAGGAAATATTTTTAAAGAAGAATATTCAGCAAATATTATCAAAAATAAAGATGATTTTATTGATATGATGTTAAGCTGTAATTTACTTTCACATACTTATGATTTTATTAAATTCAAAGAAATTATTATCAAGATAAAAAATAATTCTTTGAAAATACTTAATGAATTATATAATTTCTTTTTGGAAAAAATAAATGATTAA
- a CDS encoding tetratricopeptide repeat protein, whose product MDDKNIDVYTNKGNTLLKLHMYEEALECYNKALELDDKNITSYTNKGTVLSYLGRYEEAIKCYNKVLELDNKNINAYTNKGNTLYYLGKYEEAIKCFDKVLKLDDKNIYTYNIKGNALSLLGKYKEAIKYYDKALELDNKNIDTYIGKGNVLLKLYMYEEAIECYNRALELDDKNINVYNLKGEALLGLKRYEEAIECYNKVLELDDKNINVYNLKGEALLGLKRYEEAIECYNKVLELDDKNISAYIGRGIILAVLEKHEETLECYNKVLELDNKNIYAYNVKGTTLLCLDRYEEAIECFDKALELDDKYINAYNNKGTALSDLGRYEEAIVCYNKALELDDKYINAYNNKGASLSKLDRNEEAIECFDKALKLDNKNIDSLKNKLECLEKLNDYKNIISCIDDILKIHDLFDSDYIEELKLKKSDYLFSLEDYKRALKSYEELKTDDFKIKEKIIICFMKLNNYQKAQKYISKLIANNKNNELYYYRGICLFNTNKYQECIKDFDTVIDYEDSKFYKGLSLHYLGNDSEASLLITEYKNINEEDYSKKYNKFKEVIDKILIQDDKSDSEEKTDN is encoded by the coding sequence ATGGATGATAAAAATATTGATGTTTATACTAATAAAGGAAACACACTTTTAAAATTACATATGTATGAAGAAGCTTTAGAATGCTATAATAAAGCATTAGAATTAGATGATAAGAATATAACTAGTTATACCAATAAAGGAACAGTTTTATCATATTTAGGAAGATATGAAGAAGCCATAAAATGTTATAATAAAGTATTAGAATTGGATAATAAAAATATTAATGCTTACACCAATAAAGGAAATACCTTATATTATTTAGGCAAATATGAAGAAGCTATAAAATGTTTTGATAAAGTATTAAAATTAGATGATAAAAACATTTATACTTATAATATTAAAGGAAATGCTTTATCTTTGTTAGGCAAATATAAAGAAGCTATAAAATATTATGATAAAGCATTAGAATTAGATAATAAAAATATTGATACTTATATTGGTAAAGGAAATGTTTTATTAAAATTATATATGTATGAAGAAGCTATAGAATGTTATAATAGAGCATTAGAATTAGATGATAAAAATATTAATGTCTATAATCTTAAAGGGGAAGCCTTATTAGGTTTAAAAAGATATGAAGAAGCTATAGAATGTTATAATAAAGTACTAGAATTAGATGATAAAAATATTAATGTCTATAATCTTAAAGGGGAAGCCTTATTAGGTTTAAAAAGATATGAAGAAGCTATAGAATGTTATAATAAAGTACTAGAATTAGATGATAAAAATATTAGCGCTTATATTGGTAGAGGAATAATATTAGCAGTTTTAGAAAAACATGAAGAAACTTTAGAATGTTATAATAAAGTATTAGAATTAGATAATAAAAATATTTATGCTTATAATGTTAAAGGAACTACTTTATTATGTTTAGACAGATATGAAGAGGCTATAGAATGTTTTGATAAAGCATTAGAATTAGATGATAAATACATTAATGCTTATAATAATAAAGGAACTGCTTTATCAGATTTAGGCAGATATGAGGAAGCTATAGTATGTTATAATAAAGCATTAGAATTAGATGATAAATACATTAATGCTTATAATAATAAAGGAGCTTCTTTATCAAAATTAGACAGAAACGAAGAAGCTATAGAATGTTTTGATAAAGCGTTAAAATTGGATAATAAAAATATTGATTCATTAAAAAATAAATTGGAATGTTTAGAAAAATTAAATGATTATAAAAATATTATAAGCTGTATTGATGATATATTAAAAATACATGATTTATTTGATAGTGATTATATAGAAGAATTGAAATTAAAAAAGTCTGATTATCTTTTTTCTTTAGAAGATTATAAAAGAGCATTGAAATCTTACGAAGAATTAAAAACTGATGATTTTAAAATAAAAGAGAAAATAATTATTTGTTTTATGAAGTTAAATAATTATCAGAAGGCTCAAAAATATATTTCTAAATTAATAGCGAATAATAAAAACAATGAACTTTATTATTACAGAGGCATTTGTCTATTTAATACTAATAAATATCAGGAATGTATAAAAGATTTTGATACAGTTATAGATTATGAAGATTCAAAATTTTATAAAGGATTGTCTTTGCATTATCTTGGAAATGATTCTGAGGCTTCATTATTAATTACAGAATATAAAAATATAAATGAAGAAGACTATAGTAAAAAATATAATAAATTTAAAGAAGTGATAGATAAAATACTTATTCAAGATGATAAATCCGATTCAGAAGAAAAAACAGATAATTGA